A genomic window from Sphingobacterium spiritivorum includes:
- a CDS encoding type IX secretion system plug protein, with protein sequence MNKCIALGLVFFLVAGICYGQKKKKKKDNDSDRSPKQELIYDNINYLPTIQSVQLYPGTAESTLPVIDLEQKNQLLLSFDDLRADIRNFYFSIEHCDANWMPSRLSPLEYAEGFNEGRIDNYSSSKATFQPYTNYQVNFPDEYVGPKLPGNYLLKVYEDADKSRLILTRKFYVIRKLMSLSAKVTPSTIVSLRNKNQKLDVFVKTGAVTVTNPQRDLRVVALQNQRTDNMMSLSDPMFAGGSEINYNNSQTLDFKGNNEFRYVDLRSLKLGSERVSSIRIDSVVRVDLHPDEDNSTSTYASTFDENGKFYIRNMDQREATLEGDYAQVTFSLKTDQTIKGDIYIVGGFNNYQRTSAGKLHYNENLKLWQVVLPLKQGLYDYEYVLQDPSGKVITDAFSGSFYQTGNNYQILLYNRKIGTFWDELLGFGEVSINNRK encoded by the coding sequence ATGAACAAATGTATAGCGCTAGGTTTGGTCTTTTTCCTTGTTGCCGGCATCTGCTATGGGCAGAAGAAAAAAAAGAAAAAAGATAATGATTCGGATCGCTCCCCCAAACAGGAGCTTATATACGATAACATCAATTACCTGCCTACCATACAATCAGTGCAGCTCTATCCGGGTACTGCTGAGTCTACACTTCCTGTTATTGATCTGGAACAAAAAAATCAATTGTTGCTCAGCTTTGATGATCTGAGAGCTGATATCCGTAACTTTTATTTTAGTATTGAACATTGCGACGCAAACTGGATGCCCAGCAGACTGTCTCCTCTGGAATATGCAGAAGGTTTTAATGAGGGGCGTATAGATAATTACTCCAGTTCAAAAGCTACCTTTCAGCCTTATACAAACTATCAGGTCAATTTTCCGGATGAATATGTGGGTCCTAAGCTCCCCGGAAATTATTTGTTGAAAGTGTATGAAGATGCAGACAAGAGCAGACTAATTCTGACCCGTAAGTTCTATGTGATCCGCAAGCTGATGAGCTTATCGGCCAAAGTAACTCCTTCAACAATAGTAAGTCTGCGCAATAAAAATCAGAAACTGGATGTATTTGTAAAGACGGGAGCTGTTACGGTTACCAATCCGCAAAGAGATCTGCGTGTGGTCGCTTTACAGAATCAACGTACAGACAATATGATGAGTCTTTCTGACCCTATGTTTGCCGGAGGATCAGAGATCAACTACAACAATAGTCAGACACTGGACTTCAAGGGCAATAATGAATTCAGATATGTGGACTTACGCAGTCTGAAATTGGGATCCGAACGGGTCAGCAGTATACGTATTGATTCGGTGGTGAGAGTGGACCTGCATCCGGATGAAGACAACAGCACCTCGACATACGCTTCCACATTTGATGAAAACGGAAAATTCTATATCCGTAATATGGATCAGCGGGAAGCTACACTAGAAGGGGATTATGCTCAGGTCACCTTCTCTTTAAAGACAGATCAGACTATAAAAGGTGATATCTATATTGTGGGTGGATTCAATAATTATCAGCGCACATCAGCGGGTAAACTGCACTATAATGAAAATCTCAAATTGTGGCAGGTAGTATTACCGCTCAAACAAGGATTGTATGACTACGAATATGTCCTGCAAGACCCTTCGGGAAAAGTTATCACTGATGCATTTTCAGGAAGCTTTTATCAGACGGGCAACAATTATCAGATCCTTCTGTACAACCGTAAAATAGGAACCTTCTGGGATGAACTCCTGGGTTTTGGAGAAGTCAGTATTAATAATCGTAAATAA
- a CDS encoding DUF4139 domain-containing protein — MKIKTTITTALTCLLAISGANAQQSKIVKADLKDVTLYINSAELNHHADLMLPTGTSEIVFTHVANGIDENSIQIGTSPDVTVMSVRAAQNYIQTDVKTDAYLKAEQVYQKEEDILKALQNQKSTEESVLKLLESNQKIAGTNGNTTVLELSKMADYYKTKYLEVKNNISALDDKITKQKQVVEKAEIQLDEVKGQNTGSGGQLIVQVLNNKAGNQPFDVTYQSPNASWYASYDLRAANTSSPLQIIYKANVTQLTGVDWKQVHLTLATGSPTQYGMVPTLQPWSLYYQSNMPLPGYSAQLRGRVAGIALDENKLEEVVVVNDKKAKVKSSISAYTQQVENQLNTTFDIAIPYDIASNGKPHSVSLKEYSHTANYTYTAVPRLDPTVYLMAELTDYEKLNLMPGAANIMFENMMVGKTTINPNNTSDTLKLSMGRDKMISIKRDKVNDLSQTKVFGGSKKQSFVYEISIKNNKKNGETILLEDQFPISTDKSMEITLDDDGAAEVNRETGILRWKITVPSGTTKKVRFGYTIKYPKDKQLNIY, encoded by the coding sequence ATGAAGATCAAAACAACAATAACAACCGCTCTTACTTGCCTGTTAGCAATCTCGGGAGCAAACGCACAACAATCAAAAATTGTTAAAGCGGATTTAAAAGACGTCACCCTGTATATTAATTCAGCAGAGCTCAATCATCATGCAGACCTGATGTTACCCACAGGGACAAGTGAGATTGTATTTACACATGTAGCTAACGGAATAGATGAAAACAGCATACAGATCGGGACTTCTCCGGACGTCACTGTCATGTCTGTACGTGCAGCTCAAAACTATATACAGACGGATGTAAAAACTGATGCTTACTTAAAAGCGGAACAGGTTTACCAAAAAGAGGAAGATATCTTAAAAGCATTGCAGAATCAGAAGTCTACTGAAGAAAGCGTTTTGAAATTATTGGAAAGCAATCAAAAAATAGCCGGAACAAATGGCAATACAACTGTGTTGGAGCTTTCTAAAATGGCAGATTACTACAAAACAAAATATCTGGAAGTAAAAAATAATATTTCTGCTTTGGATGACAAGATCACAAAGCAGAAGCAGGTAGTGGAAAAAGCCGAAATCCAGCTTGATGAGGTAAAAGGCCAGAATACAGGTTCGGGAGGTCAGCTTATTGTACAGGTATTAAATAATAAAGCCGGCAATCAGCCCTTTGACGTGACTTACCAAAGTCCGAATGCTTCATGGTATGCCTCCTATGATTTGCGTGCAGCAAATACAAGTTCACCTTTACAGATCATATACAAAGCAAATGTCACCCAACTCACAGGTGTGGATTGGAAACAGGTACATCTTACATTAGCAACAGGAAGTCCGACTCAATACGGAATGGTACCCACCTTACAACCCTGGTCTCTTTATTATCAATCCAATATGCCGTTACCAGGTTACTCTGCTCAACTCAGAGGAAGAGTAGCGGGCATCGCACTGGATGAGAATAAGCTGGAGGAAGTCGTAGTTGTAAATGATAAAAAAGCAAAAGTGAAAAGCAGCATCAGTGCTTATACGCAACAAGTCGAAAATCAACTTAATACCACTTTCGATATTGCTATTCCATATGATATCGCTTCTAACGGTAAACCGCATAGTGTATCCCTGAAAGAATATAGCCATACGGCCAATTATACATATACGGCTGTTCCCCGTCTGGATCCGACTGTATATCTGATGGCAGAGCTTACAGATTATGAAAAACTGAATCTGATGCCGGGAGCAGCAAACATCATGTTTGAAAATATGATGGTGGGTAAAACAACGATTAACCCTAACAATACATCGGATACCCTGAAATTAAGTATGGGCAGAGATAAGATGATCAGCATCAAACGCGACAAAGTAAATGATCTGTCCCAGACAAAAGTATTTGGAGGCAGTAAAAAACAAAGCTTCGTATACGAGATAAGCATCAAAAACAATAAGAAAAACGGTGAAACGATCCTGCTGGAAGATCAATTCCCGATCTCTACAGACAAGTCTATGGAAATCACATTAGATGATGACGGTGCTGCAGAAGTAAACAGAGAGACCGGAATACTCAGATGGAAAATAACTGTTCCTTCGGGCACAACCAAGAAAGTCAGATTCGGATACACGATCAAATATCCGAAAGACAAGCAACTGAATATTTATTAA
- a CDS encoding response regulator: protein MIKTLRVAIVDDDIIFRLIFSKMLESFSELPVQVQVFENGLEALNYFRLYQHDKDKLPNILFVDIDMPFLSGWELMYEIMQEGINFVLHIPVYILSSSTSTADKQKIHNYVFINEYIEKPITKDRLFGYIREYLSDNH from the coding sequence ATGATAAAGACCTTACGTGTAGCTATTGTCGATGACGATATTATATTCCGCCTTATTTTCAGTAAAATGCTGGAAAGTTTTTCGGAATTACCTGTTCAGGTACAGGTATTCGAAAATGGTCTGGAGGCATTGAACTACTTTCGGTTGTATCAGCATGATAAGGACAAACTCCCGAATATTCTGTTTGTAGATATTGATATGCCTTTTTTATCGGGATGGGAGCTGATGTACGAAATTATGCAGGAAGGCATAAACTTTGTATTGCATATTCCTGTGTATATCCTGAGTTCATCCACCAGTACTGCTGACAAACAAAAAATTCACAATTATGTGTTTATCAATGAGTATATAGAGAAGCCTATCACAAAGGACAGGCTTTTCGGGTATATTAGAGAATATTTATCTGACAATCACTAA
- a CDS encoding FecR family protein: protein MKADKKISHILTKYLRRQETVEERQALYKWYDELDHVHSDADAVSSQKRTKAKLWKEINPTSSVIKPLWYKLGAVAGLLLIGYFGYTYFNARNSFSPMEAQEIAAITPGENKATITLADGKIIDLSDLDTDQSLTAGNGLFTKDASGQITYVNKTTTAHPDKLNTLKTPKAGQYSIVLSDGTKVFLNAESSLSYPETFGNTDRIVMLQGEAYFEVTKDPQHRKFIVKTAKQSTEVLGTKFNINAYEDEPVVKTTLAEGSVRVNPNNKHITPIILKPDEQTVLQANKMLSQQVDASYAIGWTQGQFCFDGTNSEEVLRQIARWYDVEIEYANKNAITYSGKIPKNLSLDKLIKLLEYADINVQAVTNQQNKRKLIIN, encoded by the coding sequence ATGAAAGCAGACAAGAAGATCAGTCATATTCTAACTAAATATTTGCGCAGGCAAGAAACCGTTGAGGAACGTCAGGCATTGTACAAATGGTATGATGAGCTCGACCATGTGCATTCAGATGCCGATGCCGTATCTTCTCAGAAACGGACAAAAGCAAAATTATGGAAAGAAATCAATCCGACATCCTCTGTTATCAAACCTCTGTGGTATAAACTCGGTGCAGTAGCAGGGTTATTGCTGATCGGTTATTTTGGATATACATATTTTAATGCCCGCAATAGCTTCAGTCCTATGGAGGCTCAGGAAATCGCGGCTATAACTCCGGGAGAAAATAAAGCGACTATAACACTGGCGGATGGAAAAATAATAGATCTGAGCGATCTGGATACAGACCAGTCTCTGACTGCAGGCAACGGATTGTTTACCAAAGATGCTTCTGGTCAGATTACCTACGTAAATAAAACTACAACTGCCCATCCGGATAAATTAAATACACTAAAAACACCTAAAGCCGGACAGTATAGCATTGTACTTTCGGATGGTACCAAAGTATTCCTTAATGCCGAATCCAGTTTATCTTATCCGGAAACATTTGGAAATACCGATCGTATTGTCATGCTTCAGGGAGAAGCCTATTTTGAGGTGACCAAAGATCCGCAGCATCGCAAATTCATTGTAAAGACAGCAAAACAAAGCACAGAAGTACTAGGGACAAAGTTTAATATTAATGCTTACGAGGATGAACCTGTCGTCAAGACAACGCTTGCCGAAGGATCTGTCCGTGTAAATCCAAACAACAAACACATTACCCCAATCATCTTAAAACCTGATGAGCAAACTGTACTACAAGCAAATAAGATGTTGAGTCAGCAGGTAGATGCCAGCTATGCTATAGGCTGGACACAGGGACAGTTTTGCTTTGACGGCACCAACTCTGAAGAAGTCCTCCGGCAAATTGCACGCTGGTATGATGTAGAAATCGAGTATGCCAACAAAAATGCGATCACCTATAGCGGAAAGATTCCGAAAAATCTATCGCTGGATAAACTTATAAAACTACTGGAGTACGCAGATATAAACGTACAGGCAGTGACCAATCAACAAAACAAACGAAAATTAATCATAAACTAA
- a CDS encoding FUSC family protein: MAFHALKHSISSISRLVFQFIAGENSGDAFRNIFTTLVPSIIIFYTGHLDTAITVGMGALLSSLTDLPGNRQDKWKSAKWCIPLFFIASFATAYAISSAWLLLPLLMISGFVCAMLSVFGLRVGINGTLTLILISFVVGLWPSHPLSFSMEITLGAVWFYIISILQAYIVPYRSLRHAMADGFRSMAVLLHAKAKCYDEHVPLEKAYRELGRLHIQVSDQQETIRFLLLREKKLISSEDGKIWLDQVYQLIDLYELLMALDHDYESIRKTLGPTGALEHIRKLIIMIAREIDLLAANHLKKKSDQHTNRIQITPLLNQLITIRDQQEGEAYSILNATIRNIQHILDFITRIRSTSDAKVYNTVKENEYQHFLSLPPRGWTAVKNQLSFHSTIFPFALRLAVLFGLGGLFGMILPEYRYTYWILLTIAIVARPGFATTQRRNFQRITGTLTGILLGILILNLISNIPVLLIIAAVCLYGFFLFNKPNYLVSVLFITAGIVITLNSYEGNIDRILGSRIIFTLIGCLLAVAGYFFVPIRQKRGMLNLADLVVQHNRQYFQVVDSQLQDHQSDIYEIRLARKKAQTALASFSDTITQLQHEPGNKKKDWSDANAFHALAYRINSLIVGLSINVTVQHQSAMKSQQLELRIQAIQNLLEELDQLSKSLRQTM; this comes from the coding sequence ATGGCATTCCATGCGCTTAAGCACAGCATTTCTTCGATTTCACGACTTGTTTTCCAGTTTATCGCAGGGGAAAACAGTGGCGATGCTTTCCGCAACATTTTTACAACGCTTGTACCCAGCATTATAATCTTTTATACCGGTCATCTGGACACAGCTATTACAGTAGGTATGGGTGCATTATTATCCTCTTTAACCGACCTTCCCGGCAACCGTCAGGATAAATGGAAATCGGCAAAATGGTGTATACCCTTATTTTTTATTGCGTCCTTTGCTACTGCTTATGCCATTTCTTCTGCCTGGCTCCTCCTACCCTTACTGATGATATCTGGCTTTGTCTGTGCCATGCTATCGGTATTCGGTCTGCGGGTTGGGATTAATGGAACTTTAACTCTTATTCTGATCAGTTTTGTCGTTGGTTTATGGCCCTCTCACCCACTGTCATTCAGCATGGAAATTACTTTAGGTGCTGTCTGGTTTTATATCATCAGTATTCTGCAGGCTTATATTGTACCTTACCGTTCATTACGTCATGCCATGGCAGACGGTTTCCGAAGTATGGCTGTATTACTTCATGCCAAAGCAAAGTGTTATGATGAGCATGTCCCGTTAGAAAAAGCATACAGAGAACTCGGAAGGCTGCATATTCAGGTCAGTGATCAGCAGGAAACCATACGTTTTCTCTTATTAAGAGAAAAAAAACTGATCTCTTCTGAAGATGGAAAAATCTGGCTTGATCAGGTCTATCAGCTGATCGATCTATATGAGTTATTAATGGCTCTTGATCATGATTATGAGTCTATCCGCAAGACTTTGGGGCCTACAGGAGCATTAGAACATATACGCAAACTTATCATTATGATCGCCCGCGAGATAGATCTATTAGCGGCAAACCATTTAAAGAAGAAATCTGATCAGCATACTAATCGTATACAGATTACTCCATTGCTGAATCAGCTTATCACGATACGGGATCAGCAAGAGGGCGAGGCGTACTCCATTTTAAATGCTACTATTCGCAATATCCAGCATATTCTTGATTTTATTACACGTATCCGATCGACATCAGATGCGAAGGTATACAACACAGTAAAGGAAAATGAATACCAGCATTTTCTTTCTTTACCACCCAGAGGATGGACTGCGGTCAAGAATCAACTCAGTTTTCACTCCACCATATTTCCGTTTGCCTTGCGATTGGCAGTTTTATTTGGATTAGGCGGGCTATTCGGTATGATCCTGCCAGAATACCGATACACCTACTGGATTTTGCTGACCATTGCAATTGTAGCCCGCCCCGGTTTTGCAACCACTCAGCGACGTAATTTTCAACGCATTACAGGCACACTTACAGGTATTCTCTTAGGCATATTAATTTTGAATTTAATTTCGAATATACCTGTACTCCTTATTATAGCAGCTGTATGTCTTTACGGTTTCTTTCTGTTCAACAAACCCAATTATCTGGTCAGTGTACTGTTTATTACAGCAGGGATTGTCATTACTTTAAATAGCTATGAGGGAAATATTGACCGAATCTTGGGAAGCCGTATCATATTTACACTGATCGGGTGTCTGCTGGCTGTGGCCGGCTATTTCTTTGTTCCTATAAGACAGAAACGTGGTATGTTGAATCTGGCCGATCTGGTCGTACAACATAATAGACAATACTTTCAGGTAGTTGACAGCCAGCTGCAAGATCATCAATCAGATATATACGAGATTCGTCTGGCTAGAAAAAAGGCACAGACTGCGCTGGCTTCATTTTCAGATACAATAACACAGCTGCAGCACGAACCCGGTAATAAAAAGAAAGACTGGTCTGATGCGAATGCATTCCATGCGCTTGCATATCGTATCAATTCACTGATCGTAGGTTTATCGATCAATGTTACAGTGCAACATCAGTCTGCTATGAAATCACAACAGCTTGAGCTTAGAATACAAGCTATCCAAAATCTTCTCGAAGAGCTGGATCAACTTTCGAAAAGTCTGAGACAGACGATGTAA
- a CDS encoding PAS domain-containing sensor histidine kinase, translated as MLAEELRNLSVEEVLLPILNGTTQGMVVSRPDGGLVFWNEKAAQVLNIDKESCLAKNVYDLFANFCDEHFIPFTAEKFPVKITAETGIAQQDVIVVSMQQNNQMLWHSLNVSQICIRDIPFILTSFSDVSRIMKVNRKVLDNEKQLHLLVASLDDIVFEANAEEIILNYWVNDLKSLFYVPDYFLNKNIEELFPADLATSFLSLIHSSLKYRVSNEMEYQSPFDSHKDNWYRIQTRPIRLMEDRVAIIVSDITERIRREEMTRINEQKFNQAFQYSGIGMAMVNQDGVCLEVNKTLCKILGYTLSELTSMRFHDYTHPDDLDLDVQNMEKLRLSEVESYTMEKRYRHKKGHFIWCLLTLSKVSDTKGIPVFFIAQVQDISLSKKNVEILERQKKQLKTAMFDLEIKIQQLEEFNKIVAHNLRGPVVNIKMLVQEILTAENEDDREEYLQLLESSSDGLTEILQELIEVLEIRNQQTIPFHYCDFDQVYNKVFQQSIVEIQSKEAVVTTDFEVRGIYYYRIYLESIMLNLLSNALKYSVEGKHPRIHIRAYHDRNNVCLSFEDNGVGIDLLKYGNQLFKFRKTFHRGFDSKGVGLFMTRCQIESLGGKITVTSEPGKGSIFTVHFYLHQDEPILTI; from the coding sequence ATGCTCGCAGAGGAACTTAGAAATCTGTCAGTCGAAGAGGTATTGTTACCCATACTTAACGGAACCACTCAAGGTATGGTTGTGTCACGTCCTGACGGAGGGTTGGTTTTCTGGAATGAGAAGGCAGCACAAGTCCTGAACATAGACAAAGAATCCTGTTTAGCAAAGAATGTTTATGATTTGTTTGCCAATTTCTGTGATGAACACTTTATTCCTTTTACAGCTGAAAAATTTCCGGTTAAAATTACTGCTGAAACAGGGATAGCACAACAAGACGTGATTGTGGTGTCCATGCAGCAGAATAATCAGATGCTCTGGCATTCGCTGAATGTCTCGCAGATCTGTATTCGGGATATACCTTTTATCCTGACTTCCTTTTCGGATGTAAGCCGCATTATGAAAGTAAACCGCAAGGTCTTAGATAATGAAAAACAGCTTCACCTGTTGGTTGCTTCATTGGATGATATTGTTTTCGAAGCTAATGCTGAGGAAATCATTCTCAATTATTGGGTAAATGATCTTAAAAGTCTGTTCTATGTTCCCGATTATTTTCTGAATAAAAATATAGAGGAATTATTTCCTGCCGATCTGGCGACATCTTTTCTGTCTCTTATACATAGTTCTTTAAAATACAGGGTTTCTAATGAAATGGAGTACCAATCTCCGTTTGATTCACACAAAGACAACTGGTACAGAATACAGACTCGTCCCATCCGGCTCATGGAAGATCGGGTAGCTATCATTGTTTCGGATATCACTGAACGTATAAGGCGGGAGGAGATGACACGAATCAATGAACAAAAATTCAATCAGGCTTTCCAGTATTCAGGCATAGGTATGGCGATGGTGAATCAGGATGGTGTATGTCTGGAAGTAAATAAGACATTATGTAAGATACTTGGTTATACACTGTCCGAGCTGACCAGTATGCGTTTTCATGACTATACGCATCCCGACGATCTTGATCTGGATGTGCAGAATATGGAAAAACTACGATTGAGTGAAGTGGAGAGCTATACAATGGAAAAACGGTACAGGCACAAAAAAGGACATTTTATCTGGTGCCTGCTCACACTTTCCAAAGTTTCGGACACAAAGGGGATCCCTGTTTTCTTTATTGCACAGGTTCAGGATATCAGCTTGTCCAAAAAGAATGTGGAAATACTCGAACGTCAGAAGAAACAGCTGAAAACAGCTATGTTTGATCTGGAAATAAAAATTCAACAACTGGAAGAGTTTAATAAGATCGTAGCTCATAATCTGAGAGGACCAGTGGTCAATATAAAAATGCTTGTTCAGGAGATTCTGACAGCAGAGAATGAAGATGACAGGGAAGAATATCTGCAGTTGCTGGAGTCAAGCAGTGACGGACTTACAGAGATTTTACAGGAATTGATTGAAGTGCTTGAAATTCGTAACCAACAGACTATTCCTTTTCATTATTGTGACTTTGATCAGGTATATAATAAGGTTTTTCAGCAGTCCATTGTTGAGATACAAAGTAAAGAAGCGGTCGTAACAACTGACTTTGAAGTCAGGGGAATTTACTATTATAGAATATATTTGGAAAGTATTATGCTAAATCTGTTGAGTAATGCGTTAAAGTATTCTGTAGAAGGCAAACATCCCCGTATACATATTCGTGCTTATCATGACCGGAATAATGTATGTCTGAGTTTTGAAGATAATGGGGTAGGGATAGATCTTCTCAAATATGGTAATCAGTTATTTAAATTCAGAAAGACATTCCATAGAGGATTTGATAGTAAAGGAGTAGGTTTATTCATGACGCGGTGTCAGATAGAATCGCTCGGAGGGAAAATCACCGTCACAAGTGAACCCGGTAAAGGAAGTATATTTACTGTACATTTTTATTTGCACCAGGATGAACCTATTCTAACCATATGA
- a CDS encoding RNA polymerase sigma factor, producing MNISTEHIYLPLLAKIANHDQHAFSELYDMFYPSLSRHILQKIDDSSVAEDLLHDLFLSLWKNRENLLKIESLPAYLYSSCRYLVIAYYQKKTAVEYYDDLSDYDLLLEEQPLEERLHYRYVLDIVEQEIENLPEKCKQIFKLSREEFKTNKEIAKDFDISESTVENHINKAIKRLKSVTRHFFHFFL from the coding sequence ATGAACATAAGTACAGAACATATCTACCTGCCTCTGTTAGCTAAGATAGCTAATCATGATCAGCATGCTTTTTCTGAACTGTATGATATGTTCTACCCTTCCTTGTCTCGACATATCCTCCAAAAAATTGATGACAGCAGTGTTGCAGAAGACTTATTACATGATCTCTTCCTGAGTTTGTGGAAAAACAGGGAAAATTTATTAAAAATTGAATCTCTGCCTGCCTACCTGTACTCTTCCTGTCGTTATCTTGTCATTGCCTACTACCAAAAGAAAACGGCAGTAGAATATTACGATGATTTGTCAGATTATGATCTTCTGCTGGAAGAGCAACCTCTTGAGGAACGCTTACATTATCGTTATGTACTGGATATCGTAGAACAGGAAATAGAGAATTTACCTGAAAAATGCAAGCAGATTTTCAAACTGAGCAGAGAGGAATTCAAGACAAATAAAGAAATCGCCAAAGATTTTGATATTTCTGAATCTACTGTAGAAAACCATATCAACAAGGCTATCAAGAGATTAAAATCTGTCACACGTCATTTTTTTCATTTTTTTCTTTAA
- a CDS encoding amino acid permease, which translates to MNSWVLEKSVLIIVNNHTAVEENTSEKKELNRGLKNRHIQLIALGGAIGTGLFLGIGPAAVLAGPAVILGYAVAGIIAFFIMRQLGEMVVNEPVSGSFSHFANKYMGPFAGFSSGWNYWFLYILVSMSELTAIGVYVQFWWPEIPLWQSSLFFFIVVNALNLASVKVYGEAEFWFSIIKVLAIVAMIIFGTYLLFSGSGGEQASITNLWNDGGFFPKGWLSEDGKGGFQGLLAAMALIMFSFGGLELIGITAAEAENPEKNIPRATNQVIYRILIFYVGALIILFSLSPWRNITAGSSPFVMIFENLKGFQFSLFGNTFYFTSIIANALNIIVLTAALSVYNSSVYSNSRMLYGLAKQGNAPRFLLKLNSNHVPIMAILVSAAFAAICIIINKLIPEKALGILMSLVVSALIINWLMISITHLYFKKEKIKEGKKTLFPSFLYPVSNYICLIFLVGILAMMWITGLKISVELIPIWLILLYLGYLIVKKRKANQTES; encoded by the coding sequence ATGAACTCCTGGGTTTTGGAGAAGTCAGTATTAATAATCGTAAATAATCATACAGCAGTGGAAGAAAACACTTCAGAAAAAAAAGAGTTAAACAGAGGATTAAAAAACCGTCATATTCAACTGATCGCCTTAGGTGGCGCGATCGGTACCGGTTTATTTTTAGGGATAGGTCCCGCAGCGGTATTAGCCGGCCCTGCTGTTATCCTGGGATATGCAGTAGCAGGAATTATTGCATTTTTTATTATGCGCCAGTTGGGAGAAATGGTGGTAAATGAACCTGTTTCGGGTAGTTTCAGTCATTTTGCCAACAAGTATATGGGACCGTTTGCAGGATTTTCTTCCGGCTGGAATTATTGGTTTCTGTATATTCTTGTCAGCATGTCCGAACTTACTGCTATTGGTGTGTATGTACAATTCTGGTGGCCGGAAATTCCATTATGGCAATCCAGCTTATTCTTTTTCATCGTTGTCAATGCGCTTAATCTGGCCTCAGTCAAAGTTTATGGTGAGGCTGAATTTTGGTTCTCTATAATCAAGGTACTGGCTATAGTAGCCATGATTATCTTCGGAACATACCTGCTATTCAGCGGTTCAGGAGGCGAGCAGGCATCTATAACGAATCTATGGAATGACGGTGGTTTCTTTCCCAAGGGCTGGTTATCAGAAGATGGTAAAGGTGGATTTCAGGGATTACTGGCAGCCATGGCACTGATTATGTTTTCTTTCGGAGGATTAGAGCTGATTGGTATCACTGCTGCAGAAGCTGAAAATCCCGAGAAAAATATTCCGAGGGCAACCAACCAGGTGATCTATCGTATATTGATTTTCTATGTCGGCGCATTGATTATTCTGTTTTCCTTGTCGCCATGGCGGAATATTACAGCAGGTAGTAGTCCGTTTGTCATGATCTTTGAGAACCTCAAAGGATTTCAGTTTTCACTGTTCGGAAATACATTTTACTTTACTTCCATCATTGCCAATGCACTCAATATTATAGTACTGACGGCCGCTTTATCGGTATACAACAGCAGCGTATACAGTAATAGTCGTATGTTGTATGGATTAGCCAAACAGGGCAATGCACCCCGCTTCCTGCTCAAACTTAACAGCAATCATGTGCCTATCATGGCAATATTGGTTTCAGCAGCATTTGCCGCAATTTGCATTATTATAAATAAACTGATACCGGAAAAGGCTTTGGGTATTCTGATGTCTCTGGTTGTATCCGCATTGATCATCAATTGGCTGATGATATCCATTACGCATCTGTACTTCAAAAAGGAAAAAATTAAAGAAGGTAAGAAAACGCTGTTCCCTTCATTTCTATATCCGGTCAGTAACTATATCTGCCTGATTTTTCTGGTCGGTATATTAGCGATGATGTGGATCACCGGTCTTAAGATTTCTGTAGAACTGATTCCTATATGGTTGATTCTGCTCTATCTGGGATATCTGATCGTCAAGAAACGGAAAGCTAATCAGACGGAATCCTGA